One window of Thermacetogenium phaeum DSM 12270 genomic DNA carries:
- a CDS encoding AAA family ATPase codes for MPGRLFPVGGPVSEKDIVDREDFIASLEARLADGQSIMLAGPRRIGKTSIAYEVLRRLKERGFYTSSVDFFRLSDKREFAFSLINACLENRTGVRRTLEALKDRAKSVAGLAKLTVKFSDLEFSVDFLRDDLDENALLEYALDLAEILANRDSKNMVVLFDEFQDASRVAGHSDIYKRMRSHFQNHKSVSYLFLGSKEGMMNSLFGNRREAFYRFAVVLPIPPIPEDSWRMYISQKFKEQHIKADEKVIREILQKTGGHPQDTMLVCSEIYYALLETGEKTVTLEYVRLGYDRALLTLAQVYDEILDEIGQRACAREVLKRIAAGDRIYSKKDNPNEVKRALDFLITKAIIEKNGRGSYKFVEPMFREYILREL; via the coding sequence ATGCCCGGTAGATTGTTTCCCGTCGGAGGTCCTGTTTCGGAGAAAGACATTGTGGATAGAGAAGACTTTATCGCTTCTCTTGAAGCAAGGCTGGCTGACGGCCAGAGCATAATGCTGGCCGGCCCACGAAGAATAGGAAAGACCTCTATTGCTTACGAAGTTCTCAGGCGGCTGAAAGAGCGGGGGTTTTACACATCTTCGGTGGATTTCTTCCGCCTTTCAGACAAACGGGAGTTTGCGTTCTCCCTGATCAACGCTTGTTTGGAGAACAGGACGGGGGTTCGCAGAACCTTGGAAGCGCTGAAAGACCGCGCCAAAAGCGTCGCCGGCCTGGCAAAGCTGACGGTCAAATTCAGCGACCTGGAATTTAGTGTGGACTTTCTCCGAGACGATCTGGATGAAAACGCGCTGCTTGAGTACGCCCTGGATCTGGCAGAAATCCTTGCAAACCGCGATAGCAAAAACATGGTGGTCTTATTCGACGAATTCCAGGACGCTTCACGCGTAGCCGGTCACAGCGACATTTATAAGAGAATGAGGTCTCACTTTCAAAATCATAAGAGCGTGTCTTATCTGTTCCTCGGCTCAAAGGAAGGGATGATGAATTCTCTGTTCGGAAACCGGAGAGAGGCGTTTTACCGCTTTGCCGTCGTCCTTCCCATCCCCCCTATTCCTGAAGATTCCTGGAGGATGTACATCAGCCAAAAATTTAAGGAGCAGCACATTAAAGCAGATGAGAAAGTTATCAGGGAAATCCTGCAAAAGACAGGCGGCCACCCCCAGGACACGATGCTTGTCTGCTCGGAGATTTACTATGCTCTGCTTGAAACAGGAGAAAAAACCGTGACGCTGGAATATGTCCGACTTGGGTACGACCGCGCCTTGTTAACACTGGCTCAGGTCTACGATGAAATCCTGGACGAGATCGGCCAAAGAGCCTGTGCTCGAGAAGTGCTGAAGCGCATCGCCGCGGGAGATAGGATTTATTCTAAAAAAGATAACCCCAACGAAGTTAAGAGAGCGTTGGATTTTTTAATCACTAAAGCAATCATTGAAAAGAATGGGCGTGGGTCGTATAAGTTCGTTGAACCGATGTTTCGGGAATACATTTTACGAGAGCTTTAA
- a CDS encoding transposase, with protein sequence MAWSSKSHPHRLLLTKQFPLGSEMLPVFRPVTQAANRIWNSCVWCSREIRGAEGKWPTEGELKSKFKAFAAWKELHSQSAQAVVEEYFEAVSAYCKHKENGHLEMNPPNFKPKNHLRTVTWKRQGFDIEDNTLVLKLSRKKEPIRVTLPEGWNLLYKLFCFTLTASWA encoded by the coding sequence ATGGCTTGGAGCAGCAAATCGCACCCGCACCGCCTCCTTTTGACCAAGCAGTTCCCGCTGGGCTCGGAAATGCTGCCGGTTTTCCGACCCGTCACGCAGGCGGCCAACCGTATTTGGAACTCCTGCGTCTGGTGCAGCAGGGAAATCCGTGGAGCTGAAGGCAAGTGGCCCACTGAAGGAGAGCTCAAGTCGAAGTTTAAGGCTTTCGCCGCATGGAAGGAACTCCACTCCCAGTCTGCCCAGGCGGTAGTGGAGGAGTACTTCGAGGCCGTGTCTGCCTACTGCAAGCACAAGGAAAACGGCCACCTGGAGATGAACCCGCCGAACTTTAAACCGAAAAACCACCTCCGCACCGTCACCTGGAAGAGGCAGGGCTTCGATATTGAGGATAACACCCTCGTGTTGAAGCTCTCCCGGAAGAAAGAACCCATCAGGGTGACTCTGCCTGAAGGGTGGAATTTACTTTACAAACTCTTTTGCTTCACGCTGACCGCTTCCTGGGCATAA
- a CDS encoding IS3 family transposase has translation MSVRKQYSPEFKSKIVLEILKEEKTLSQLSSEYGVHTTQLKNWKKEALENLPQLFDKRNIEAMKKDYEKQIQDLYAEIGRLTTQLSWLKKNLASTMTREQRIALVEWDNPEIPIATQARLLSLNRTSLYYKPVGPSPEEIAIKHRIDEIYTEHPYYGSRRITAQLRREGFEVNRKAVQRHMREMGITGIHPGPNLSRRSQQHKVYPYLLRNLEITHPDQVWGIDITYIRLQKGWMYLVAIMDWYSRYVVGWEMDLTLEISFVLDAVERSLARSRPEIMNSDQGSQFTSPQYIELLKNAGIQIRATDNIFIERLWRSLKYEEVYLNEYTSPREARQRIARYLDFFITIAARTNH, from the coding sequence ATGTCTGTTCGTAAACAATATTCGCCGGAATTCAAAAGCAAGATCGTGCTGGAAATTCTCAAAGAAGAGAAAACCCTCTCACAGCTATCATCGGAATACGGAGTCCATACCACTCAGTTAAAGAATTGGAAAAAAGAAGCGCTTGAAAACCTGCCCCAACTTTTTGATAAAAGAAATATAGAGGCCATGAAAAAAGACTACGAAAAGCAGATCCAGGACTTGTACGCTGAGATTGGCCGTCTGACCACACAACTGTCCTGGTTGAAAAAAAATCTGGCATCCACCATGACCCGTGAGCAACGCATAGCCCTGGTCGAGTGGGATAACCCGGAAATTCCCATTGCAACACAGGCCAGACTTTTGAGCCTTAATCGCACAAGCCTTTATTACAAGCCTGTGGGCCCTTCACCGGAGGAAATCGCTATCAAACACCGCATTGATGAGATCTACACAGAACATCCGTACTACGGCTCCAGACGGATTACAGCACAGCTTCGCCGTGAGGGCTTTGAAGTCAACCGTAAAGCGGTACAGCGACATATGCGGGAAATGGGGATCACCGGCATTCATCCCGGCCCAAATCTGAGCAGGCGCAGTCAGCAACATAAGGTTTATCCTTACTTGCTTAGAAACCTCGAAATCACTCATCCAGACCAGGTGTGGGGCATAGATATTACTTACATTCGCCTGCAAAAGGGCTGGATGTACCTGGTGGCAATCATGGACTGGTACTCCCGCTATGTGGTCGGTTGGGAAATGGATCTCACGTTGGAGATATCCTTTGTCTTGGATGCAGTCGAAAGATCTTTGGCCCGGTCCCGGCCGGAAATCATGAACAGCGACCAGGGAAGCCAGTTTACCAGCCCGCAATACATAGAACTTCTAAAAAACGCAGGGATCCAAATCAGGGCAACTGATAACATCTTTATCGAGCGCCTCTGGCGCAGTCTCAAGTATGAGGAAGTATACTTAAACGAGTACACCAGTCCCCGGGAAGCTAGACAAAGAATTGCCCGCTACCTGGACTTTTTTATAACTATCGCCGCCCGCACCAATCACTGA
- a CDS encoding P-loop NTPase family protein — MNFFLITQANIYNKLLLEPLRTSEENSYVYATCTGKKTMKVFNKMSGARESSAGDDFQLLWAARKALSLLDPATELMALNIEGPDKDETELLDPDGDKLLAVDLAEYFGGERFDTADNVVLSQLKYSTRNPGKEWTAARLCEGKDSTGRGSVIRRLADAFERYYGVYGPEAVIRKLKLKLVSNRPTSERLESALDAAQGLLYEHPSTFRTETVLEHLAEEERVEIERLYRASGLESDKFTDFLRVLDFSDCGEQSRFGQEIALVKELGRYGPGEVSAQYRALTDLIWDRMMPEAWKQKPLTKYDILPVFGCPTFERVYPAQPKFELPPYVLERKEASEFAHTVVGSAGKPICLHSSGGKGKTILVQMLEKKLPQHSVVIVFDCYGGGTYLNPADTRHTPNRAILQIANELAARTRGPLLLRFDLLPEDLLLELLKRVEIAVSLIQKLNPDALVVIVVDAADNSVYAASEKNEKSFIHDLLEQPLPRGSRLVVTCRTENKEILNLPEHESFELGGFDLSESAAHLRLYYPDATDEQVEEFHQLTNGIPRLQEYALSFRQQGLDAVLASLRPGWKTLEGFLDNCFDEAKKRSGTPEDINRICEALIALPRPIPLVYAAALAGVPPEALESFRVDIRCGVRIENETISFHDQDFEDYLRQRFSKVEDIAGRIADLLYQNRHRDRYAAYHLDTFLACTGRYQELRDLVIEEELDSTVTDPVEQQEIKLNRIRSALKIAAN, encoded by the coding sequence TTGAATTTCTTTTTGATAACTCAGGCCAATATTTATAACAAGCTCTTATTAGAACCCCTTAGAACCTCTGAAGAAAATTCATATGTATATGCAACTTGTACGGGGAAAAAGACTATGAAGGTTTTTAACAAAATGTCAGGAGCAAGGGAGTCCAGCGCCGGTGATGATTTCCAATTGCTGTGGGCGGCGCGGAAAGCACTTAGCCTACTTGACCCTGCCACAGAATTGATGGCATTGAACATTGAAGGACCTGATAAAGATGAGACAGAATTACTTGATCCCGATGGTGACAAGCTCCTGGCAGTTGACCTCGCAGAGTACTTTGGTGGAGAACGTTTTGATACAGCGGATAATGTTGTTCTTTCACAGCTGAAGTACAGTACGCGAAATCCCGGAAAAGAATGGACGGCTGCGCGGCTCTGTGAGGGTAAAGACAGTACCGGTCGAGGTTCGGTCATTCGCCGGCTCGCTGACGCATTTGAACGTTATTACGGCGTTTATGGCCCTGAGGCCGTCATCAGGAAGCTTAAGTTGAAATTGGTTAGTAACCGTCCCACCAGCGAAAGACTTGAAAGTGCTCTCGACGCGGCTCAGGGGTTGCTCTATGAACATCCCTCAACATTTAGGACAGAGACTGTGCTTGAACATCTGGCAGAAGAAGAGCGTGTAGAAATTGAGCGGCTGTACCGGGCTTCCGGACTCGAGTCTGATAAGTTTACTGATTTCCTGAGGGTTCTTGACTTCTCTGACTGCGGTGAGCAATCCCGGTTCGGGCAGGAAATCGCCCTGGTGAAGGAACTGGGCCGCTATGGCCCGGGCGAGGTTTCGGCCCAGTATAGAGCGTTGACAGACCTAATCTGGGACCGTATGATGCCTGAGGCTTGGAAACAGAAACCCCTGACAAAGTACGACATTCTTCCTGTTTTTGGCTGTCCAACTTTTGAGAGAGTTTATCCAGCACAGCCCAAGTTTGAGCTGCCTCCATATGTTCTTGAGAGGAAGGAAGCCTCGGAATTTGCTCACACCGTGGTTGGTTCTGCTGGAAAACCAATCTGCTTGCATTCTTCAGGCGGGAAAGGGAAGACCATCCTTGTTCAAATGCTCGAGAAGAAACTCCCTCAGCATTCGGTTGTAATCGTTTTTGACTGCTATGGAGGAGGAACATATCTTAACCCCGCAGATACCCGCCACACGCCCAACCGGGCTATACTGCAGATCGCCAATGAGCTTGCTGCTCGAACCAGAGGGCCACTTCTGTTACGCTTTGACCTCTTGCCGGAAGATTTATTGCTTGAGTTGCTAAAGCGAGTGGAAATAGCTGTTTCATTAATACAAAAACTCAACCCAGATGCACTGGTGGTAATCGTGGTAGACGCGGCGGACAATAGCGTCTACGCTGCTAGTGAAAAAAACGAAAAGAGCTTCATTCACGACTTACTGGAACAACCGTTGCCCAGGGGATCACGATTGGTTGTTACTTGTCGTACTGAAAACAAGGAAATACTCAATTTGCCGGAGCACGAATCATTTGAACTCGGTGGTTTCGACCTTTCGGAAAGTGCTGCCCATCTTCGGCTCTATTATCCAGACGCAACAGATGAACAGGTCGAGGAGTTCCACCAGCTGACCAATGGTATTCCCAGACTTCAGGAATATGCACTCAGCTTCAGGCAGCAAGGTTTAGATGCCGTTTTGGCTTCCTTGCGCCCTGGCTGGAAGACTCTTGAGGGTTTTCTCGATAATTGCTTTGACGAAGCTAAAAAGCGGTCTGGAACTCCGGAAGATATTAACAGAATTTGCGAAGCTTTGATCGCTCTGCCGAGACCAATACCACTGGTTTATGCCGCGGCGTTAGCTGGTGTTCCACCAGAAGCATTGGAAAGCTTCCGCGTGGATATCAGATGTGGTGTGAGGATAGAAAACGAGACTATTTCTTTTCATGATCAAGATTTTGAAGATTACCTGCGGCAAAGATTTTCCAAAGTTGAAGATATTGCGGGGCGCATTGCCGATCTTCTCTACCAGAACCGCCACCGGGACCGTTATGCCGCCTATCACCTCGATACTTTTTTGGCGTGCACCGGGCGTTACCAAGAACTGCGCGATCTTGTAATCGAAGAAGAACTCGACAGTACTGTTACAGATCCTGTAGAACAACAAGAGATTAAGTTAAACCGGATTCGCTCTGCGCTCAAGATAGCAGCAAACTAG
- the fusA gene encoding elongation factor G, whose translation MKVYETSRIRNIAVIGHGGAGKTSLVEALLYNAGHTSRLGKVDEGTATTDFFPEEVKRKISVSTALAPCEWKDSKINIVDTPGYSDFFGEVKGALRVVDSVVVVLCAVSGVEVQTEIGWKEAEKANHPKIAFVNKMDRENANFDRVLQQMKDVFKKNVIPLQLPIGSEAQFSGVIDLLKMKACKYNPKDGSYQEKEIPAELSGAVEAARDAIMEAAAEGDDELLIKYLDGEVLTEEEVSLGLKKAFWANNFVPALCGSAINNIGVRHLLDFLVDVAPSPVDVADEESPTNKTFSALVFKTLADPYVGKLSFFRVFSGNLKGDSTVYNANKEKEEKVGQIFTMRGKQQEPLSEVKEGDIAVVAKLQVTETGDTICSKENPVKLEGIEFPEPMLSIAIEPKSKGDEDKLSSALTKLIEADPTLRLTKNVETKETILTGTGETHLDIVLERLHQKYGVDVNSHTPSVPYRETIRGTVQQEGKYKKQTGGRGQYGHVWLTLEPYADGEFAFEEKIFGGAVPKQYFPAVEKGLREAIQEGVLAGYPVTGVKATLYDGSYHPVDSSEMAFKIAASMAFKKGMEKADPVLLEPIMNVEVLVPEQFMGDIIGDLNGKRGRIMGMEPQEGGMQLIKAQVPLAEMQDYATALKSITQGRGSFKMEFASYEEVPARLAEEIIEKRKAEREKE comes from the coding sequence TTGAAAGTCTATGAAACCTCCCGCATCCGCAACATTGCCGTTATTGGACATGGAGGAGCGGGAAAAACTTCTCTTGTTGAAGCATTGCTTTACAATGCCGGTCATACCAGCCGCCTTGGTAAAGTGGATGAGGGGACGGCTACTACCGACTTCTTTCCAGAAGAAGTAAAAAGGAAGATATCAGTTAGCACTGCGCTGGCACCCTGTGAGTGGAAAGATAGCAAGATCAACATAGTGGACACGCCTGGTTATTCCGACTTTTTCGGCGAGGTCAAAGGTGCCCTACGGGTAGTTGACAGCGTCGTAGTCGTACTCTGCGCCGTTTCCGGTGTAGAGGTGCAGACAGAAATCGGATGGAAGGAAGCAGAAAAAGCTAATCATCCAAAAATTGCTTTCGTCAACAAGATGGACCGGGAGAACGCCAATTTTGACCGGGTGCTCCAGCAGATGAAAGATGTCTTTAAAAAGAATGTAATACCCCTTCAGCTTCCGATCGGTTCTGAAGCACAGTTTTCAGGGGTGATTGACCTTCTCAAGATGAAGGCATGCAAATACAACCCCAAAGATGGTTCGTATCAAGAGAAAGAAATTCCTGCAGAACTATCCGGAGCGGTAGAGGCGGCGCGAGATGCCATCATGGAGGCCGCAGCCGAAGGTGATGACGAGCTTCTCATCAAATATCTGGATGGAGAAGTTCTAACCGAAGAGGAAGTATCTTTAGGATTAAAAAAGGCCTTCTGGGCCAACAATTTCGTGCCTGCCTTATGCGGATCAGCCATCAACAACATCGGTGTCAGACATCTGCTGGATTTCCTGGTGGATGTTGCACCATCTCCAGTTGATGTTGCGGATGAAGAGTCACCAACAAATAAGACTTTCTCCGCTCTTGTTTTCAAAACCCTGGCCGACCCCTATGTGGGTAAACTGAGTTTCTTTAGGGTTTTCAGTGGTAATTTAAAGGGAGACAGCACGGTCTATAACGCGAATAAAGAAAAGGAAGAAAAAGTTGGGCAGATTTTCACCATGCGCGGAAAACAGCAAGAACCCCTTTCCGAAGTTAAGGAAGGGGATATCGCGGTGGTGGCCAAGCTCCAGGTGACCGAGACAGGAGATACTATCTGCAGCAAAGAAAACCCTGTGAAGCTCGAGGGGATAGAGTTTCCGGAACCCATGCTGTCCATAGCCATTGAACCGAAAAGCAAGGGTGACGAGGATAAGCTAAGCAGCGCTTTGACAAAGCTGATCGAGGCTGATCCAACTCTGCGACTCACAAAAAATGTAGAGACCAAAGAGACTATTCTGACAGGAACCGGTGAGACCCACCTGGATATTGTACTAGAGCGCCTGCACCAGAAGTACGGGGTTGATGTCAACTCCCATACGCCAAGTGTACCTTACCGGGAGACAATAAGGGGAACAGTCCAACAGGAAGGAAAATACAAAAAGCAGACCGGCGGTCGCGGCCAGTACGGCCATGTCTGGTTGACCCTGGAACCTTATGCCGACGGGGAATTTGCTTTTGAAGAAAAGATTTTCGGTGGAGCAGTTCCCAAGCAGTACTTCCCTGCCGTAGAAAAAGGCTTAAGAGAAGCGATCCAGGAAGGAGTTCTGGCGGGGTATCCGGTAACGGGGGTTAAGGCTACACTTTATGATGGATCATACCACCCTGTAGACTCTTCAGAAATGGCCTTTAAAATTGCAGCATCCATGGCTTTCAAGAAGGGAATGGAGAAAGCCGATCCGGTGCTGCTCGAACCCATTATGAACGTTGAGGTACTGGTGCCAGAGCAGTTCATGGGGGATATTATAGGAGATCTTAACGGCAAACGCGGCCGAATAATGGGTATGGAACCCCAGGAGGGTGGAATGCAGCTGATCAAGGCGCAGGTGCCTCTTGCCGAAATGCAAGACTATGCCACAGCCCTTAAGTCCATTACTCAAGGGCGTGGTTCCTTTAAGATGGAATTTGCCAGTTATGAAGAGGTTCCCGCTCGCCTGGCGGAGGAGATTATTGAAAAGCGCAAAGCGGAACGGGAGAAGGAATAA
- a CDS encoding small, acid-soluble spore protein, alpha/beta type, whose product MGRRNRGLMSEALKYELAKEMGVLDIVQREGWGSVPSRYCGNLVKLAIERAERSLQTENLFRS is encoded by the coding sequence ATGGGACGTCGAAACAGAGGATTGATGTCTGAAGCGCTGAAGTACGAACTGGCTAAGGAAATGGGTGTTTTGGATATCGTCCAGCGTGAGGGCTGGGGAAGCGTCCCCTCACGCTACTGCGGTAACCTGGTAAAACTCGCCATTGAAAGAGCCGAACGCAGTCTCCAGACAGAAAATCTGTTTCGATCTTAA
- a CDS encoding 2Fe-2S iron-sulfur cluster-binding protein: protein MKGKVTITIDGQQYQVPEGEKLLWAALDCGIYIPHLCSIRGEEIPEASCRLCFVEIEGLPDPVTSCTQQVWDGMVIRTRTPRVDRLVRTAFELLLSNHKLRCSECLKNRNCELQKIARERKLKLKLTRLRPMLEEKPVDDSPDGFIYDPNRCVLCGQCVRVDRLVGTGAIGFVNRGFSRRVATFADIPLAASRCNQCEECVKVCPTGGLVFKK, encoded by the coding sequence GTGAAGGGTAAAGTGACGATAACGATTGACGGGCAGCAGTATCAGGTGCCTGAGGGGGAAAAACTGCTTTGGGCGGCGCTGGACTGCGGAATCTACATTCCGCACCTGTGCAGCATAAGGGGAGAGGAAATCCCAGAGGCGAGCTGCCGGCTTTGCTTTGTGGAAATCGAGGGACTACCCGATCCGGTTACCTCCTGCACCCAGCAGGTATGGGATGGAATGGTGATTAGAACCCGGACACCTAGAGTTGACAGGTTAGTGCGGACTGCTTTTGAACTTCTGCTTTCCAACCACAAGCTGCGTTGTTCAGAGTGCCTGAAGAATCGCAATTGCGAGTTGCAGAAGATTGCCCGGGAAAGAAAGTTGAAGTTAAAGCTAACCCGACTCAGGCCTATGCTGGAGGAAAAGCCGGTGGATGACAGCCCGGACGGTTTCATTTATGATCCCAACAGATGTGTTCTCTGCGGCCAGTGTGTCCGGGTTGACAGGCTGGTTGGAACAGGGGCTATTGGCTTTGTCAACAGAGGCTTTTCCAGAAGGGTTGCTACTTTCGCTGATATACCTCTTGCCGCATCACGCTGTAACCAGTGTGAAGAATGTGTTAAGGTTTGTCCTACCGGTGGTTTGGTCTTCAAAAAATAA
- a CDS encoding NADH-ubiquinone oxidoreductase-F iron-sulfur binding region domain-containing protein translates to MAETVGQRYEALKRAALQKISILKSKPLVLVGTATCGRAAGALGILSVFKEEVDKNQLDVEIREVGCMGHCYAEPLVVIAKPGFPTLCYGPVDEGTAKRIVSDYLLGDDPCYDFALFALDPNDEFPTYEDFPRGVIEKKIILADCGLIDPEDIDHYIARDGYAALTGVLEKKPSYVIEEIKESKLRGRGGAGFPTGLKWERCYLEKDFPKYVICNADEGDPGAFMDRAILESNPHQLIEGLIIAGYAVQAAKGYIYVRAEYPLAVSRLRVALAQARERGLLGNNILGSDFSFEIDIFQGSGAFVCGEETALIASIEGCAGVPRYRPPYPATCGLFGKPTVINNVKTLSYIPHIMRQGAAWFKSIGTENSPGTAVFALAGKVVGTGLVEVPMGTTIRELIYDVGNGIKDEKQFKAVQIGGPSGGCLPGSALDLPIDFDSLQEAGAMMGSGGLVVLDEDDCMVEIARFFLDFTQKESCGKCTFCRLGTKQMLAILTEITEGKGKPEDIELLQELAEDVKMGSLCSLGKTAPNPILTTLRYFRDEYEAHIQEGRCPALMCKELITYVIIPEKCSKLCDVCIGSCPTEAIYTRPDMLKAIHLDKCVKCNSCMVACPPQYKAVVKISPPLAVEKEEGGAESEG, encoded by the coding sequence ATTGCTGAAACTGTAGGACAGAGGTATGAAGCTCTAAAGAGAGCTGCTTTACAAAAAATATCCATTTTAAAGTCGAAGCCGCTCGTTCTTGTTGGGACGGCAACATGCGGGAGAGCAGCGGGGGCCTTGGGGATTCTATCTGTTTTTAAGGAGGAAGTTGATAAGAATCAGCTGGATGTAGAGATTAGAGAGGTCGGATGCATGGGACACTGCTACGCCGAGCCCTTGGTTGTGATCGCCAAGCCCGGGTTTCCAACTCTGTGCTACGGGCCTGTCGATGAAGGGACTGCCAAAAGGATTGTTTCTGATTACCTCCTGGGGGATGACCCTTGCTATGATTTTGCCCTTTTTGCACTGGACCCTAATGATGAATTTCCCACTTATGAAGATTTCCCGCGCGGCGTTATCGAAAAGAAAATCATTCTTGCTGACTGCGGTTTGATTGACCCGGAGGATATTGATCATTATATAGCACGAGATGGCTATGCTGCCCTTACCGGAGTTTTGGAAAAGAAGCCCTCATACGTAATTGAAGAGATCAAAGAATCTAAGCTGAGAGGCCGCGGTGGGGCCGGATTCCCTACTGGGCTAAAGTGGGAAAGGTGCTACCTAGAAAAGGATTTCCCCAAATATGTGATCTGCAATGCCGATGAGGGCGATCCCGGTGCTTTTATGGACAGAGCAATTCTTGAGTCCAACCCCCATCAGCTTATCGAAGGATTGATCATCGCCGGTTATGCAGTGCAAGCAGCGAAGGGATACATTTATGTGCGAGCCGAGTATCCTTTGGCCGTGTCCCGTCTCCGGGTTGCGCTGGCCCAGGCCCGTGAGCGGGGGCTGTTAGGCAACAATATTCTAGGAAGCGATTTTAGCTTTGAGATTGATATCTTCCAAGGGTCTGGGGCATTTGTTTGCGGTGAGGAAACTGCCTTGATTGCCTCTATTGAAGGGTGCGCGGGAGTGCCCAGATATCGCCCTCCTTACCCAGCTACCTGCGGTCTTTTCGGCAAGCCGACGGTAATCAATAATGTCAAAACCCTTTCTTACATTCCTCATATTATGCGCCAGGGAGCTGCCTGGTTTAAAAGTATAGGGACGGAAAACAGCCCAGGTACTGCTGTTTTCGCCCTGGCAGGAAAGGTCGTCGGCACCGGCCTGGTAGAGGTGCCGATGGGAACAACTATTCGAGAATTGATTTACGATGTAGGAAACGGAATCAAGGATGAAAAACAGTTTAAAGCCGTGCAGATCGGCGGCCCCTCGGGCGGCTGCCTTCCTGGATCCGCTCTCGACCTGCCCATCGATTTTGACTCCCTGCAAGAGGCGGGGGCTATGATGGGCTCCGGTGGTCTCGTGGTTTTGGATGAAGATGATTGCATGGTGGAAATTGCCCGCTTTTTCCTTGACTTCACTCAAAAAGAGTCATGTGGTAAATGTACCTTCTGTCGTTTAGGTACCAAGCAGATGCTGGCTATCCTTACAGAAATCACCGAAGGGAAGGGTAAACCCGAGGATATTGAGCTCCTCCAGGAACTGGCGGAAGATGTTAAAATGGGTTCATTATGCAGCCTTGGAAAGACAGCACCCAACCCTATTCTGACAACGCTTCGCTATTTCCGGGATGAGTATGAGGCACACATCCAGGAGGGCCGCTGTCCGGCGCTGATGTGCAAGGAATTGATAACCTATGTGATCATACCCGAGAAGTGCAGCAAGCTTTGCGATGTCTGCATCGGCAGCTGCCCGACGGAAGCCATTTACACAAGGCCAGATATGTTGAAGGCTATTCATCTCGATAAGTGCGTCAAGTGCAACAGCTGCATGGTAGCCTGTCCGCCCCAGTATAAGGCCGTTGTTAAAATATCTCCTCCACTGGCGGTTGAGAAGGAGGAAGGGGGCGCAGAAAGTGAAGGGTAA
- the nuoE gene encoding NADH-quinone oxidoreductase subunit NuoE, with product MITVALREDELKVIREETEAILKNHETERQELIPVIQEVQERLGYLPKEAMQQIAEAMGIPEVDVYGVATFYNQFRLNPPGKHQIKVCMGTACHMMGGHIILDSFERRLEIKEGETTPDREFSLERVACVGCCALAPVVVVDEKVEAKVSPIRVDGILLAFEMQKAEQEKGKKKNPEEGGQEN from the coding sequence ATGATAACAGTGGCTCTTAGGGAAGATGAACTGAAAGTAATTCGTGAGGAAACGGAAGCAATCCTTAAGAATCACGAAACCGAGCGCCAGGAATTGATCCCTGTGATCCAGGAGGTACAGGAGAGGCTGGGGTATCTCCCGAAAGAAGCAATGCAGCAAATTGCAGAGGCGATGGGGATCCCTGAAGTTGATGTTTACGGCGTAGCTACTTTTTACAATCAGTTCCGTTTAAATCCGCCTGGTAAACACCAGATTAAGGTTTGTATGGGTACTGCCTGCCATATGATGGGCGGCCACATCATTCTGGACTCCTTTGAGCGCCGATTAGAGATTAAAGAAGGAGAGACTACACCTGACCGGGAATTTAGTTTAGAGCGTGTTGCTTGTGTTGGGTGTTGTGCGCTTGCTCCGGTGGTTGTTGTTGATGAAAAGGTAGAGGCAAAGGTTTCTCCTATTCGGGTCGACGGAATTTTGCTCGCCTTTGAAATGCAGAAAGCGGAGCAGGAGAAGGGCAAGAAAAAGAACCCGGAGGAAGGAGGCCAGGAGAATTGA